GTGGCGGTAATAGGACGGAGTATGTTAAATGTCGTTAACATAGCATGTGAGTTGGGCTATTTACAGATACCAGAGGGTACATTGGTGGAATTGGATGAAGCCAGCCGATTACCAAAACACAAACTGGTGTTATTGTGTACCGGCAGCCAAGGGGAACCGATGTCGGCCCTAACAAGAATTGCAATGGCTGACCACCGCCAGGTAGAAATACTACCCGGTGACACAGTGATTATATCTGCAACACCTATACCGGGGAACGAAAAACTAGTTGCCCGAGTGGTAGACCTGTTGTTTAAAAAGGGCGCCAATGTAATTTATGAATCAGAATCCGGTATACACGTATCAGGGCACCCTAGCCAGGAAGAACTTAAACTGATGTTTAATCTTTTAAAGCCCAAATTTTTTATACCTGTACACGGCGAACACCGTATGCTTGTTAAACATGCAGAGTTAGCCCAAGAAATGGGTATTCCAAAGGAAAATACCTTTGTGGTTGAAAACGGTACGGTGCTGGAATTTACCAGGCGTCAGGGCAGGGTGGCCGGCAGAGTGCCGGCAGGAAGAGTTCTTGTGGATGGGTTGGGTGTTGGTGACGTAGGAAATATAGTTCTGCGTGATCGAAAGCAGTTGTCGCAGGACGGTATTTTAATAGTGGTGGTTACAATCAACCGAGAAACCGGCCTGGTGGCAGCTGGACCGGATATTGTTTCCAGAGGTTTTGTTTACGTTCGGGAATCTGAAGAGTTAATGGAAGATGCTAAAGAACGGGTTAAGGTTGCATTGGAAAAGTGCTGTAACCGCAACATTACTGAATGGTCATCAATTAAATCTCAGGTGAGGGATGTATTAGGGAGATTTCTGTATGAAAAAACCAGGAGAAGGCCGATGATATTACCTATCATTATGGAAGTATAATTTATTTGCCGATATCGGAACCGCAAACCCTTATTATGTAAGGGTTCTGCGGTTCTTGTTCTGTATTTGACCACATTGAGAATTCAATCAGTGAATTTCTTGATGCTAGACACGGGTAAATTCAGTGCCGTTGCATTTAGGGCATGGTGGTAAAGTATCAGTATTATCGTCTAGCCTAACTAATTGACCACATTTGTTACATTTATAAGTACCAATACCGGGCTTTTCGCCTGTAGTTGGCATATAATGCACCTCCTTTCTATGGAAATATCATTCATAATGACAAGTTTCCACAAAACATAGGATTTACCTTTATCTAACAATGTCGGAATATGTTTGAAGAAAGCAATGCAAATAAGTCTCGACGAATGAATTACTGATATTTGTAGGGACACGAAAGTTAAGTGTGTGGGTGAGGAAGGCGGAACAGGTCCTGAGATATTTACGAATGTGGAACTTAGGCCAATTTCCCAGGATGGGATTGGCATGTAGAGAATATCAATACAGAGCGAAAATATGGAAGTATAAAAAATTTGGTGTAAGCCAACTCTTTCTAAATGGGGTGTATTTTTTTATTTGTTGAGCCATAATAACTCAGAAGAACAATGCCAAGGAGTGAACTACATGTACGATTTTTACCAGCAGTTTGGAGAGAATCAGCCTGGGCCAAATTTTATACCTACCACAGGTCCAGTGCCTGGGCCCAACACCACCCCTAGCCCCAACACCCCACTTCCCGGAAGCCCGGGAACACTACCCGGCCAAAGCCCCGGTGCAGTTCCCCAAAACCCAGATACTAATAAACCAAAAAGAGTGGTGGGTCAAGCTAAGGGTACTCTGGATGCTATAAAAGAACTGGGCACCACAGAATTGCCGGAGGTAAAAAGTAATATTCATTGTATCACCATAGTGGGTCAGGTGGAGGGCCACCTAACTCTGCCCCCTCAAAATAAAACCACCAAGTATGAGCACATTATTCCCCAATTGGTGGCATTAGAGCAAAGTGATGAGGTAGAAGGGGTTCTGATTATTTTAAATACCGTCGGGGGAGACGTGGAAGCCGGCTTGTGTATTGCAGAGATGATCGCCAGTTTGAGCAAACCCACTGTAAGTATTGTTTTAGGTGGGGGACACTCAATTGGAGCGCCCATAGCTGTATCCAGTGACTATTCATTTATTGCAGAAACCGCCAGTATGACCATTCATCCCATAAGGCTTAACGGACTTGTGATTGGAGTGCCACAAACATATGAATACTTAGATAAAATGCAAGATAGGGTGGTGCGTTTTGTCACAGAGCATTCTAACATCAAAGAGGAGAAGTTTAGAGAGCTGATGTTCCGCACCGGAGAATTGGCCAGAGATATTGGAACGGTACTTATAGGCCGTGATGCGGTGGAGGTAGGGTTGATTGATGAAGTCGGTGCCCTTGGCAAGGCGGTAAAGAAACTTAATAATTTAATAGAAGAAAGGAAAGGTACGCAGGGGGTGCCATTACAGTGATATTATATACTCCAATGCAGTTAGAATTGGTTTTAGAAGGCATTGAACCGCAGTTTAATAATAAACAGCGGGAAGTTAAAATAGGCAGCTCTACGCTTATTGTGGAAGACAGTGCCTGGGGCAGCAGTCGTGTGGTTCGGCTAATTTCTACCAATCCAAATGATTACTTAAACCCCCGCTATACACCGGGCACAGAGATTCAAATATAATGAAAAAACTAAGGCTTTCGCCGGCGTCCAAGGGGAGTTGGCGTAAGCCAAGTTTTTATATAACACCGTTATTTATACTAAAAAGAGTTAATTATTCTTCCCTGGGTTCATATACATAGCCTCAGGGGTGATGTAATGACAGACCTTCAAGGGTTGGTTTTAGGTATAGTACAGGGTTTAGGAGAGTTTTTACCCATTTCCAGCTCCGCACATTTGGTTTTAATACCATGGCTTTTTGGCTGGCCATATGCGGGATTGGTTTTTGATGTTGCGCTGCACATGGGTACCTTGGTGGCAGTGGTTGCGTTTTTCTGGCGTGATTGGTTGGCTTTGGCAGGGGATGGTTTGCGCTTTAAAAGAAGCCAAGGGTGTAAGCTTTTTTGGTACCTGGTTTTAGCCACCATACCGGGTGCAGCATTTGGTTATGTTATGGCAGACTATGCAGAGACCCTTTTTCGCACGCCCATCTTAATTGGTACCATGCTTATTATCATGGGTGTCATTTTATATCTAGTTGATAAAAATGCACCAAGCCAAAAGGAGTTAAAACAAATATCTTTAAAAGACAGCTTAGTTGTAGGGTTCATTCAGGCCTTAGCGATTATTCCGGGTGTATCCCGTGCCGGTGCAACCATGACTGCCGGTAGGGCAATGGGTATGAAGAGAGAAACAGCGGCTAGGTTTTCTTTTTTATTGTCCACGCCCATTATATTTGGGGCTGGTTTACTGGAACTACAAAAACTTACCTTTTCAGATATAGACCGTGCCTTTATGCTTGGGGTAATAACTTCGGCAGTGGTGGGCTTTTTATCAATAAAATTTTTGCTTCGGTACCTAACCCAAAAAAGCTTCAATATTTTTGTATGGTATCGGTTTGCATTGGGAGCACTGGTTATTATTATAGCCCTGTGGCGGGGATAATTAGAAATAAGCCACCGGTGTTTTGCCGGTGGCTATGGCGGTTATTAATACATTTGCCCGCTGTGGGGCATATGTTGTGGCATTCTCTGCTGTTGGTAGTTACTTGTTCCGTAGTACTGCTGTTGTTGACTGCTGTTAATAGTATGCATAATTTCATTTTGCATATTATTAATCTTTCTA
This window of the Desulfofalx alkaliphila DSM 12257 genome carries:
- a CDS encoding ribonuclease J, encoding MAKETKISITPLGGLGEIGKNMMVVRYGDNILLIDSGLSFPEEEMLGIDIVIPDITYLVENKHLLRGIVLTHGHEDHIGSLPYVLRQIKAPVYGTKLTLGLLAHKLKEHNLFDQTQLNTVKPRDIIQVGPFKVEFIKVSHSIPDAVGLAIHTPVGTIVHTGDFKIDQTPVDGEVTDLYKLAQLGEKGVLVMLSDSTNVERPGYTLSEKIVGHTFEEAFQNAKERIILATFASNVHRLQQAITAAHKYDRKVAVIGRSMLNVVNIACELGYLQIPEGTLVELDEASRLPKHKLVLLCTGSQGEPMSALTRIAMADHRQVEILPGDTVIISATPIPGNEKLVARVVDLLFKKGANVIYESESGIHVSGHPSQEELKLMFNLLKPKFFIPVHGEHRMLVKHAELAQEMGIPKENTFVVENGTVLEFTRRQGRVAGRVPAGRVLVDGLGVGDVGNIVLRDRKQLSQDGILIVVVTINRETGLVAAGPDIVSRGFVYVRESEELMEDAKERVKVALEKCCNRNITEWSSIKSQVRDVLGRFLYEKTRRRPMILPIIMEV
- a CDS encoding zinc ribbon-containing protein → MPTTGEKPGIGTYKCNKCGQLVRLDDNTDTLPPCPKCNGTEFTRV
- a CDS encoding ClpP family protease, producing the protein MYDFYQQFGENQPGPNFIPTTGPVPGPNTTPSPNTPLPGSPGTLPGQSPGAVPQNPDTNKPKRVVGQAKGTLDAIKELGTTELPEVKSNIHCITIVGQVEGHLTLPPQNKTTKYEHIIPQLVALEQSDEVEGVLIILNTVGGDVEAGLCIAEMIASLSKPTVSIVLGGGHSIGAPIAVSSDYSFIAETASMTIHPIRLNGLVIGVPQTYEYLDKMQDRVVRFVTEHSNIKEEKFRELMFRTGELARDIGTVLIGRDAVEVGLIDEVGALGKAVKKLNNLIEERKGTQGVPLQ
- a CDS encoding YlzJ-like family protein encodes the protein MILYTPMQLELVLEGIEPQFNNKQREVKIGSSTLIVEDSAWGSSRVVRLISTNPNDYLNPRYTPGTEIQI
- the uppP gene encoding undecaprenyl-diphosphatase UppP; translation: MTDLQGLVLGIVQGLGEFLPISSSAHLVLIPWLFGWPYAGLVFDVALHMGTLVAVVAFFWRDWLALAGDGLRFKRSQGCKLFWYLVLATIPGAAFGYVMADYAETLFRTPILIGTMLIIMGVILYLVDKNAPSQKELKQISLKDSLVVGFIQALAIIPGVSRAGATMTAGRAMGMKRETAARFSFLLSTPIIFGAGLLELQKLTFSDIDRAFMLGVITSAVVGFLSIKFLLRYLTQKSFNIFVWYRFALGALVIIIALWRG